A single window of Granulicella mallensis MP5ACTX8 DNA harbors:
- the htpG gene encoding molecular chaperone HtpG codes for MSKREFQTEVSQLLQLIIHSLYSHPEIFLRELISNSSDALDKLRHLTLTDDAFKGLAFDPRIDLELDEANKTLTIADTGIGMNEEDLVAHLGTIARSGTKNFLSQLSGDAKRDSNLIGQFGVGFYSAFMVADRVEVVSRKAGEELAWRWTSDGKTGFDIEPAERLVAGTTVTLHFNEEGEQYANSWRLQEVVKKYSNHIAFPIFLTYDKSEWNDAEKKSEKTHTTEQVNAASALWRRPKNELTETDYKELYKSISGDWEDPLFWFHTKAEGSLDYTTLFYIPAKAPLDLYQAEYKTGVKLYVKRVFIMDDAKELLPSYLRFVRGIIDSEDLPLNVSREILQQNRVLTSIRTASVKKILSELKNIAANQPEQYLKFIAEYNRPLKEGLYSDFANRETLLDLIRFKSTKVEGLTSLADVKSRMKEGQKSLYYITGGAESLLRTSPLLEIYKKKDLEVLILDDDIDEIVFSGVEKYGDIDLKAVNKASTSEDLQDEAEPDKAETLKPLLDKLKATLGDRVKEVRASVRLADSPSCIVSDEAEPSMKMQQMLRAMGQKDIPALKPTLEINPDHEIVKKLLARPDDVTTEDAAWLLFDQALLMEGVPLPDPALFVQRLNRILNLSI; via the coding sequence ATGTCGAAACGCGAATTTCAGACCGAAGTCAGTCAACTGCTGCAACTCATCATCCACTCGCTCTACTCTCATCCAGAGATCTTCCTGCGCGAGCTCATCTCCAACTCCTCTGATGCCCTGGATAAGCTTCGCCACCTGACCCTGACCGATGACGCCTTCAAGGGCCTTGCCTTCGATCCGCGGATCGACCTGGAGCTCGACGAAGCGAACAAGACTCTCACGATTGCCGATACCGGCATCGGCATGAATGAAGAGGACCTGGTCGCGCACCTCGGCACCATCGCGCGCTCCGGCACCAAGAACTTCCTCTCCCAGCTCTCCGGCGATGCCAAGAGAGACTCGAACCTCATCGGGCAGTTCGGAGTCGGATTCTACAGCGCCTTCATGGTCGCCGACCGCGTAGAGGTCGTCTCCCGCAAGGCGGGCGAAGAACTGGCGTGGCGCTGGACCAGCGACGGAAAGACGGGCTTCGATATCGAGCCTGCGGAACGCCTGGTCGCCGGCACCACCGTCACACTCCACTTCAACGAAGAAGGCGAGCAGTACGCCAATAGCTGGCGTCTGCAGGAGGTCGTGAAGAAGTACTCCAACCACATCGCCTTCCCGATCTTTCTTACCTACGACAAGAGCGAGTGGAACGACGCCGAGAAGAAGTCGGAGAAGACCCACACGACCGAACAGGTCAACGCGGCCAGCGCTCTCTGGCGCCGTCCTAAGAACGAGCTCACCGAGACGGACTACAAGGAACTCTACAAGTCCATCTCCGGTGATTGGGAAGACCCTCTCTTCTGGTTCCATACCAAGGCGGAGGGCAGCCTCGACTACACAACGCTCTTCTACATACCCGCCAAGGCTCCGCTCGATCTCTACCAGGCGGAATACAAGACGGGCGTAAAACTCTACGTCAAACGCGTCTTCATCATGGACGACGCCAAGGAGCTTCTGCCGTCGTACCTGCGCTTCGTTCGCGGCATCATCGACAGCGAAGATCTTCCCCTCAACGTCAGCCGCGAGATCCTGCAGCAGAATCGCGTGCTCACCAGCATCCGCACGGCCAGCGTGAAGAAGATTCTTTCGGAGCTGAAGAACATCGCAGCCAACCAGCCCGAGCAGTATCTGAAGTTCATTGCTGAGTACAATCGTCCCCTCAAGGAAGGTTTGTACAGCGACTTCGCAAACCGCGAGACGCTGCTCGACCTGATTCGCTTCAAGTCCACGAAGGTGGAAGGCCTCACCAGTCTTGCTGATGTGAAGTCGCGCATGAAGGAAGGGCAGAAGAGTCTCTACTACATCACCGGTGGCGCCGAGTCCCTGCTGCGCACCTCGCCGCTGCTTGAGATCTATAAGAAGAAGGATCTCGAAGTCCTCATCCTGGATGACGACATTGACGAGATTGTCTTCTCGGGAGTCGAGAAGTACGGCGACATCGATCTCAAGGCCGTGAACAAGGCCTCTACCAGCGAGGATCTGCAGGATGAGGCTGAGCCTGACAAGGCCGAGACCCTCAAGCCCCTGCTCGACAAGCTGAAGGCCACGCTCGGAGATCGGGTGAAAGAGGTGAGGGCCTCGGTGCGGTTGGCGGATAGTCCTTCCTGCATCGTCTCAGACGAGGCGGAGCCCTCCATGAAGATGCAGCAGATGCTGCGCGCCATGGGGCAAAAGGATATTCCTGCCCTGAAGCCCACTCTTGAGATCAACCCCGATCACGAGATCGTCAAGAAGCTGCTGGCGCGTCCTGACGATGTTACGACTGAGGACGCCGCATGGCTGCTCTTCGATCAGGCTCTTCTGATGGAAGGAGTGCCGCTGCCGGACCCTGCCCTCTTCGTGCAGCGCCTCAACCGCATCCTTAACCTTTCCATCTAG
- a CDS encoding alkaline phosphatase family protein, translated as MVVVTIDGFPARALQDPRLPMPTLRALAASGAVATGMRPINPTVTWPNHTAIVTGVNASRHFVMVNGLLTFPANGTAPEVEPWTDKAKLVHARTLYEAAAEKGLTTGQVDWVAIYGAKGVNWQFGESPDMHDSTPQDLVARGLLTPEQVKQFDEGSSPAWRDEIWTDAAVDIIEKHTPNLMLIHLLQTDSIQHEYAPLTPAAYAAYAYADHCLTRVVEAVRKAGVLDRTTFFILSDHGFTTYTHTLSPNVALIQQDLLHKQDKDYAGDVWVKAEGGAAGVYIRNANRRAELLPKLKAYFEGIQGVDHVYTNEEARSIGIPADTDTDQAPQLYLTASPDYSFDDDTSGELTKTNPPRGQHGYLNTMSDMQALFVASGAAIKPGLKLDSVTNLQVTPTIARILGLQMPEAKEPALDGVLR; from the coding sequence GTGGTTGTCGTTACGATCGATGGCTTCCCTGCACGCGCGCTCCAGGATCCCCGCCTGCCGATGCCCACGCTGCGTGCCCTCGCGGCCTCCGGAGCCGTCGCTACAGGAATGCGGCCGATCAATCCTACGGTTACCTGGCCCAACCATACCGCTATCGTGACCGGCGTCAACGCCAGCCGGCACTTCGTCATGGTCAATGGTCTGCTCACGTTTCCAGCGAATGGAACCGCGCCAGAGGTTGAGCCCTGGACGGACAAAGCGAAGTTAGTGCACGCGCGCACGCTCTACGAAGCCGCTGCTGAAAAAGGTCTTACAACGGGCCAGGTCGACTGGGTTGCGATCTATGGCGCGAAGGGCGTGAACTGGCAGTTCGGAGAGAGTCCCGATATGCATGACTCCACCCCTCAGGATCTGGTGGCCCGCGGCCTCCTTACGCCTGAGCAGGTGAAGCAATTCGACGAGGGCAGCAGCCCCGCCTGGCGCGACGAGATCTGGACGGATGCAGCCGTGGACATCATCGAAAAGCACACACCCAACCTGATGCTGATCCATCTCCTGCAGACGGATTCCATCCAGCATGAGTACGCTCCCCTCACGCCCGCAGCCTATGCAGCCTATGCCTATGCCGACCATTGCCTGACCAGAGTAGTGGAGGCGGTGCGCAAGGCAGGCGTACTCGATCGGACTACGTTCTTTATCCTCTCCGATCACGGGTTCACGACCTATACCCATACCCTCAGCCCCAACGTAGCTCTCATTCAGCAAGACCTCCTCCACAAGCAGGACAAGGATTATGCAGGAGACGTATGGGTCAAAGCCGAAGGCGGCGCTGCCGGAGTTTATATTCGCAATGCCAACCGCCGCGCGGAGCTGCTACCGAAGCTAAAGGCCTACTTCGAAGGCATCCAGGGAGTTGATCATGTCTATACGAATGAGGAGGCGCGGTCGATCGGCATTCCAGCGGACACCGATACCGATCAGGCACCGCAGCTTTATCTCACGGCCTCGCCGGATTACTCCTTCGATGACGACACCAGCGGTGAGCTGACGAAGACGAATCCCCCTCGTGGTCAGCATGGCTACCTGAATACCATGTCCGATATGCAGGCCCTCTTTGTAGCCTCTGGAGCGGCGATCAAACCCGGACTCAAACTGGATTCCGTCACCAATCTTCAGGTAACTCCAACAATCGCGAGGATACTCGGCCTGCAGATGCCCGAGGCGAAGGAGCCGGCGCTGGACGGTGTTTTGCGCTAG
- a CDS encoding TonB-dependent receptor → MKDRSLKWLRYLSVLVLVLLSFPMFGQDTGASLLGVVRDGAGSTLGGATVTATNIATNARTVQTSNDKGEYSLLNLPPGTYTLQIQAAGFESYDQRGIRLDLGQHASQDVMLKVGQVQQTVTVDADVFNLDTVSSVVSDEVNGTSIRSLPLNTRNPYDLLELAPGFAGSVGNDYNAVSYAVDGGRQGYTDVLVDGTPAGFPTVNGNSGIGIFPSVDAIGEFRLMAQNYPAEYGRSLDGILNVVFKSGTNQFHGAAFEFIRNSDLDANNYFSKQHGTPLPPFRRNQFGGTLTGPIFKNRTFFLLSTELLREDDFNTLTATVPTLAQRSGDFSQTFGANKQLITIYNPFTTRANPNGPGSIRDPFAGNKIPMSMMSQVAQKALAYYPLPNVPGDPVTNANNYFATGSTVNAINAWDIRIDHTISDKQRIFGRYSDRFYQDNPNPLFPAADAVAEGLINNQDFDRGLTLGYTATPNARTILDVRLGFARTLYNYLNNSLGFQATTLGLPASFNAAVGTTALFPVFSPAGYVGLGNNGNRHNAFMTYSLPGSLTLVRGSHTIKIGFDGRLIRVNDHESADSSGNFTFGTTFTGGPNPNAASANAGNGLASMLLGTGTGDLIQAYKDDASQSYYLAEYVQDDWRVTNKLTLNLGLRYDLDTPRTERFNRMNYFDPTVSSPLSSNVQGLQGGLVFVGVNGVSRHQYHMDTNNLAPRFGFAYTAQKSTVIHGGAAIVYGPSAQAAAGTVGPYGFRVQNNWISTANSDGITPSNTLDNPFPQGFQTPPGSSQGLLTGVGGQIEGAIQNTPTPYVVQWNLDVEQSLPYETTFDIAYVGNRGRKQQQSREGGIDFDQLPQADLALGSHLNDVVTNPYFGAISSGALTGPTTNRAQLLRKYSQYTSVLPLFLSGGNDQYDGLQLRLSKRMASGLQFQGSYVWAKNFDNGTNHQDSFNPMADYAISSQDIHQRFIMSYIYQLPFGRGKAFGGNMSRLGDVFAGGWQVNGITTLQGGTPLQISATNNLSNFDFQTLYANTNGQNAALHGSIHQRLSKYFNTADFSQPGNATNPFALGNGPAYYSSLRAPGLNSTDLSLIKDFTTINRLKVQFRTELFNAFNHVQFAGPDTGVNDASFGEITSQNNQPRQLQFGLKLQF, encoded by the coding sequence ATGAAAGACAGAAGTCTAAAATGGCTCCGTTACCTGAGCGTGCTCGTTCTGGTGTTGCTATCCTTCCCGATGTTCGGGCAGGATACGGGCGCCAGCCTTCTCGGAGTCGTACGCGACGGCGCAGGTTCAACCCTGGGCGGTGCGACCGTCACCGCAACCAACATCGCGACGAATGCACGCACGGTTCAAACATCCAATGACAAGGGAGAGTACTCGCTGCTCAACCTCCCTCCCGGTACCTACACCCTGCAAATCCAGGCGGCAGGTTTTGAAAGCTACGATCAGCGTGGAATCCGGCTCGATCTCGGACAGCATGCGAGCCAGGATGTCATGCTCAAGGTCGGACAGGTACAGCAGACCGTAACCGTCGATGCCGATGTCTTCAACCTGGACACGGTCTCGTCCGTCGTCAGCGATGAGGTCAACGGCACCTCGATCCGGAGTCTGCCCCTCAACACGCGCAACCCTTACGACCTGCTCGAGCTCGCCCCCGGCTTCGCCGGTTCAGTCGGCAACGACTACAACGCAGTGAGCTACGCCGTCGACGGCGGTCGCCAGGGCTACACAGACGTTCTCGTCGACGGAACCCCGGCGGGCTTCCCCACCGTCAACGGCAACTCCGGCATCGGCATCTTTCCTTCGGTGGACGCTATCGGCGAGTTCCGCCTCATGGCCCAGAACTATCCCGCGGAATACGGCCGCAGCCTCGACGGCATTCTGAACGTGGTCTTCAAGTCGGGAACGAACCAATTTCACGGGGCAGCGTTCGAGTTCATTCGCAACTCCGATCTGGATGCCAACAACTACTTCTCCAAGCAGCACGGCACTCCCCTGCCGCCCTTCCGACGTAACCAGTTCGGCGGCACCCTTACCGGACCGATCTTCAAGAACCGCACCTTCTTCCTGCTCTCCACCGAACTGCTGCGCGAAGATGACTTCAACACTCTGACCGCAACTGTTCCCACCCTGGCCCAGCGTTCGGGAGACTTCTCGCAGACCTTTGGCGCCAATAAACAACTGATTACGATCTACAACCCGTTTACGACCCGTGCCAACCCCAACGGACCGGGTTCTATCCGCGATCCCTTCGCGGGCAACAAGATCCCCATGTCGATGATGAGCCAGGTCGCGCAAAAGGCGCTGGCGTATTATCCGCTTCCCAACGTTCCGGGCGACCCGGTCACTAACGCGAATAACTACTTTGCGACCGGCAGCACCGTTAACGCGATCAATGCCTGGGACATCCGCATCGATCACACGATCAGCGACAAGCAGAGGATCTTCGGACGCTACTCCGATCGCTTCTACCAGGACAACCCCAACCCACTCTTCCCCGCTGCGGATGCCGTTGCAGAGGGACTCATCAACAACCAGGACTTCGACCGTGGTCTCACCCTGGGCTACACCGCAACGCCCAATGCCCGCACTATCCTGGACGTCCGCCTCGGCTTCGCCCGGACGCTCTACAACTACCTGAACAACAGTCTCGGCTTCCAGGCCACAACGCTTGGCCTGCCTGCCTCCTTCAATGCAGCTGTGGGCACGACCGCGTTGTTCCCTGTCTTCTCTCCGGCTGGCTATGTCGGCCTGGGCAACAACGGCAACCGGCATAACGCCTTTATGACCTACAGCCTTCCCGGCTCTCTCACACTGGTGCGTGGATCTCACACGATCAAGATCGGCTTCGATGGCCGGCTCATTCGCGTGAACGACCATGAGAGCGCGGACAGCTCCGGCAACTTCACCTTTGGCACGACCTTCACCGGCGGACCAAACCCGAACGCCGCGAGCGCGAACGCCGGCAACGGCCTGGCTTCGATGCTGCTCGGCACCGGTACCGGCGATCTCATTCAGGCCTACAAGGACGACGCCTCGCAGAGCTACTACCTGGCGGAGTACGTACAGGACGACTGGCGTGTCACCAATAAGCTGACGCTCAACCTCGGCCTGCGCTATGACCTCGACACCCCACGCACGGAACGCTTCAATCGGATGAACTACTTCGATCCGACCGTCTCCTCTCCTCTGTCCTCGAATGTTCAAGGGCTGCAGGGTGGACTGGTCTTCGTGGGTGTCAATGGCGTCAGCCGTCACCAGTACCACATGGATACCAACAACCTCGCACCTCGCTTTGGATTCGCCTATACGGCACAGAAGTCGACCGTCATTCACGGCGGAGCAGCTATCGTCTACGGACCGTCCGCGCAGGCTGCGGCCGGTACGGTCGGGCCGTATGGCTTCCGTGTGCAAAACAACTGGATCAGCACCGCCAACAGCGATGGCATCACCCCTTCCAACACACTCGACAACCCCTTCCCGCAAGGCTTCCAGACACCGCCGGGCTCCTCGCAGGGACTTCTGACCGGTGTCGGCGGCCAGATCGAAGGCGCGATTCAGAACACTCCCACACCGTACGTCGTGCAGTGGAACCTGGACGTCGAACAGAGTCTGCCGTATGAGACGACCTTCGACATCGCCTACGTCGGTAACCGGGGCCGCAAGCAACAGCAGAGCCGTGAGGGTGGTATCGATTTCGATCAGCTTCCCCAGGCGGACCTCGCTCTTGGCTCGCACCTGAATGACGTCGTAACCAATCCTTACTTCGGCGCCATCTCGAGCGGAGCCTTGACCGGACCGACGACCAATCGCGCGCAGCTGCTGAGGAAGTACTCGCAATACACGAGTGTTCTTCCGCTGTTCCTCTCCGGTGGCAACGATCAGTACGACGGCCTGCAACTGCGCCTGTCCAAGCGTATGGCCTCGGGACTGCAGTTCCAGGGCTCTTATGTGTGGGCGAAGAACTTCGACAATGGAACGAACCATCAGGACAGCTTCAATCCTATGGCTGACTATGCGATCAGCTCGCAGGACATCCATCAACGCTTCATCATGAGCTACATCTACCAACTGCCCTTCGGACGCGGAAAGGCGTTCGGCGGAAACATGTCGCGCCTGGGAGATGTCTTCGCCGGCGGATGGCAGGTGAATGGCATTACAACCTTGCAGGGAGGCACACCGCTTCAGATCTCTGCGACCAATAACCTCTCCAACTTCGACTTTCAGACGCTCTACGCCAACACCAACGGCCAGAATGCGGCGCTCCACGGCAGCATTCATCAGCGTCTGAGCAAGTACTTCAACACGGCGGACTTCAGTCAGCCCGGCAACGCCACCAACCCCTTCGCTCTGGGCAATGGACCGGCGTACTATAGCAGCCTGCGCGCGCCAGGGTTGAACAGCACGGACCTGTCTCTCATCAAGGACTTTACGACGATCAATCGTCTAAAAGTACAGTTCCGTACAGAGCTGTTCAATGCCTTCAATCATGTCCAGTTCGCTGGACCGGATACGGGCGTAAACGATGCCTCGTTCGGCGAGATCACCTCGCAGAACAACCAACCCCGGCAGCTTCAGTTCGGCTTGAAATTGCAGTTCTAA
- a CDS encoding ZIP family metal transporter, protein MPILLLIIPVLSTLAGGLLAIRFRRSLALLIALGAGLLLGAAFLDLLPEAILLGEPTGFNPTNVLGVALISFLLCLALGNGLDALAARWESTAFSRRTIGRIGGTMLIFHSFRDGMAIGLAYAASHEAGYAVAAGIAAHDLGDGMNTVLLTSGGEHAQPADYAFLIADAVAPLLGGMATVWWTFSTKSSVILLAIAAGFFIQLATSDFLPEARRREGPRTAIMAAVFLGSAGIYVANLLIGHLH, encoded by the coding sequence GTGCCTATTCTGCTACTCATCATTCCCGTGCTGTCCACTCTCGCGGGAGGCCTTCTGGCCATTCGCTTTCGGCGGTCGCTGGCCCTGCTCATCGCGCTCGGCGCGGGGTTACTGCTCGGCGCGGCCTTTCTCGACCTGTTGCCCGAAGCCATCCTGCTGGGCGAACCGACCGGATTCAACCCCACGAACGTCCTTGGCGTCGCCCTAATCTCCTTCCTGCTGTGCCTCGCTCTCGGCAACGGGCTGGATGCCCTGGCGGCGCGCTGGGAGTCCACCGCCTTCTCCCGCCGCACCATCGGCAGGATTGGCGGCACCATGCTGATCTTTCACAGCTTCCGCGATGGCATGGCCATCGGGCTCGCCTATGCCGCGTCGCACGAGGCCGGATACGCCGTCGCAGCAGGCATCGCGGCACACGACCTGGGCGACGGCATGAACACGGTCCTGCTGACGAGCGGCGGAGAACATGCCCAACCGGCGGACTATGCGTTCCTCATCGCCGACGCCGTCGCTCCATTGCTCGGAGGCATGGCTACCGTCTGGTGGACGTTCTCCACGAAGAGTTCGGTGATCCTGCTCGCGATTGCCGCCGGATTCTTCATCCAACTGGCAACCAGCGACTTCCTCCCCGAAGCCCGCCGCCGCGAAGGCCCACGCACAGCGATCATGGCCGCAGTGTTCCTCGGCTCAGCAGGAATCTATGTTGCGAACCTGCTGATCGGGCATTTGCATTAG
- a CDS encoding alpha/beta hydrolase, translating to MAFAQHPPVRTLADEVPHGTTILLWPEGAPGAAGTQEQDKPHLEFFGASPDAKLKDGLHTAVIVCPGGGYTNLSYDKEGTRIAEWLNLQGISAFVLSYRLSPRYQFPAPLLDGQRAIRWVRSHAAEYAIAPDRIGLWGFSAGGHLVGMLGTHFDAGNASATDPVERVSDRADFAISAYGALTTDPSVVKPDPSGPMGPHPPAAMLEAVSPEKHVTAQTPPFFLYATGTDQRVPVLSSVVFYTALQKAGVPAELHIFEQGPHGTALAQSYPALSEWTSQLTNWLRLHGWLQPQK from the coding sequence ATGGCCTTTGCACAGCATCCGCCCGTTCGTACCCTGGCGGATGAGGTTCCGCATGGAACCACGATTCTGCTCTGGCCGGAAGGTGCGCCGGGGGCAGCAGGAACACAGGAACAGGACAAGCCGCACCTGGAGTTCTTTGGTGCCTCTCCTGACGCGAAGCTGAAAGACGGATTGCACACGGCGGTGATCGTGTGCCCAGGGGGCGGGTATACCAACCTGTCCTATGACAAGGAAGGGACGCGGATCGCCGAGTGGCTGAACCTGCAGGGCATCTCGGCCTTTGTGCTCAGCTACAGGCTTTCGCCGCGCTACCAGTTTCCCGCGCCCTTGCTGGACGGGCAGCGCGCGATTCGCTGGGTGCGAAGCCATGCCGCCGAGTATGCCATTGCGCCCGACCGGATCGGTCTCTGGGGATTTTCGGCGGGTGGTCATCTGGTCGGAATGCTGGGGACACACTTCGATGCAGGCAATGCCTCGGCAACCGACCCGGTGGAACGCGTGAGCGATCGTGCAGACTTTGCGATCAGCGCCTATGGCGCGCTGACAACCGACCCATCCGTGGTAAAGCCGGACCCCTCGGGTCCGATGGGGCCGCATCCCCCGGCGGCGATGTTGGAGGCTGTCTCACCGGAGAAGCATGTGACAGCGCAGACACCGCCATTTTTCCTCTATGCGACTGGAACCGATCAGCGTGTGCCGGTCCTTTCGAGCGTGGTGTTCTATACCGCGCTGCAGAAGGCTGGTGTGCCTGCGGAACTGCACATCTTCGAGCAGGGCCCGCATGGAACAGCACTGGCGCAGAGCTACCCGGCCCTGTCGGAGTGGACGTCACAGTTGACCAACTGGCTGCGGCTGCACGGTTGGCTGCAACCTCAGAAGTAG
- a CDS encoding IS30 family transposase: MGRTYKQFSMEERCLLQTQLSMGWRPAAIAAGLQRARSTVTREMGRNGWHVAQPSPKGGRRFIAGGYSAVTADRRARRLQRMPRVARKLVPGTLVWDLVVAELGRGLSPEQVGFTLRRMPDPVRLSHETIYTALYAMPRGELRARVMTMLRRRRMSRRSRSKAAVDPNRRHFIDPIKLIDQRPEEVGLRLVPGHWEGDLIKGRLNQSRVGVLVERTTLFLALVKLEDGSAKTCAEGFARILNRFASQMRRSMTYDQGREMAQHKWLEQQTGIEVYFAHPHSPWERGINENTNGLLRQFLPKGQDLGHFSQQQLDDIAMLMNARIRKSLGKRAPAELFLPEGAFDFVEFWQNPGMFTNVALGA; encoded by the coding sequence ATGGGTCGAACGTACAAGCAGTTTTCTATGGAGGAGCGCTGTCTTCTGCAGACGCAGTTATCGATGGGTTGGAGGCCGGCGGCGATAGCCGCCGGCCTCCAACGGGCGCGGTCCACGGTCACCCGGGAGATGGGTCGTAATGGCTGGCACGTTGCGCAGCCTAGTCCGAAGGGCGGTCGCCGGTTTATCGCCGGAGGCTATTCTGCGGTGACGGCAGATCGACGTGCCCGAAGGTTGCAGCGCATGCCGCGGGTTGCGCGCAAACTGGTTCCAGGCACCCTCGTGTGGGACCTTGTCGTGGCCGAGCTTGGCCGGGGCTTGAGTCCGGAGCAGGTTGGGTTCACACTCAGGCGTATGCCCGATCCGGTGCGTCTGTCGCACGAGACCATCTACACCGCGCTCTACGCCATGCCACGGGGAGAACTCCGCGCCCGCGTGATGACGATGCTGCGCCGCCGCCGGATGAGCCGCAGATCGCGCTCCAAGGCCGCTGTGGACCCCAACCGCCGTCACTTCATCGACCCCATCAAGCTCATCGACCAGCGGCCCGAGGAGGTGGGGCTTCGCCTGGTCCCGGGACACTGGGAAGGAGACCTGATCAAGGGCAGACTCAACCAGTCCCGCGTCGGAGTGCTGGTGGAGCGAACCACGCTATTCCTCGCCCTGGTCAAGCTCGAAGACGGCTCGGCAAAGACCTGCGCGGAAGGCTTCGCCCGCATCCTCAACCGCTTCGCCTCCCAGATGCGCCGTTCCATGACCTACGATCAGGGACGAGAGATGGCCCAGCACAAGTGGCTGGAACAGCAGACTGGCATCGAGGTCTACTTCGCCCATCCCCACTCGCCATGGGAGCGCGGCATCAACGAAAACACCAACGGCCTGCTCCGACAGTTCCTGCCCAAGGGACAAGACCTCGGTCACTTCTCACAACAGCAGCTCGACGATATCGCCATGCTCATGAATGCTCGCATCCGAAAATCACTCGGAAAACGAGCTCCAGCTGAACTCTTCCTCCCAGAAGGAGCCTTCGACTTCGTTGAGTTCTGGCAAAATCCTGGTATGTTCACAAATGTTGCACTTGGGGCTTGA
- a CDS encoding nucleotide disphospho-sugar-binding domain-containing protein codes for MARIGFLCLSATGHLNPTMALAKALQDRGHEPVFFNMIDNARKITELGLGFVPYGLTEYPEGTLKLIFEKISKLKGIEGFQYFMERMLVQAQVSFRELPQSITEAKIDALVIDQLFPGGATVAQHLGLLYASLANALAVNHEDGVPPPTLPWGYEETAAAETRNAAGWKQIAQAFTPWRECDNAQRALWDLEPYNDVLEDSFSPFAQIANQPQAFDLPRKNLPESFYYAGPLLHAAARQPLQFPWGQLDGRPLIYASMGTLQNGLDWAFRAIVAACVGLDAQLVLSLGGGVLTSTELGELPANAIVVPYAPQPEILERAALCITHAGLNTALESLTYGVPMVAIPVTNDQPGVAARIRYTQTGEVIALDQLTAEDLREQIVKVLDDPAYRERALQLKRDFASERPLVRACEIIESEVLSKIAASEADMARI; via the coding sequence TTGGCACGTATAGGCTTCTTGTGTTTATCGGCAACAGGACATCTCAACCCCACCATGGCGCTGGCAAAGGCGCTGCAGGATCGCGGCCATGAGCCTGTCTTCTTCAATATGATCGACAACGCTCGCAAGATCACCGAGCTCGGGCTGGGCTTTGTCCCCTATGGATTGACGGAGTATCCGGAAGGAACGCTCAAGCTGATCTTTGAAAAGATCAGCAAGCTGAAAGGGATCGAAGGCTTCCAGTACTTTATGGAACGCATGCTGGTGCAGGCGCAGGTGAGTTTCCGTGAGCTGCCGCAATCCATCACAGAGGCAAAGATCGATGCCCTGGTCATCGATCAACTCTTTCCTGGCGGCGCAACCGTGGCCCAGCATCTCGGCCTGCTCTACGCCTCACTGGCGAACGCCCTCGCGGTGAACCACGAGGACGGTGTTCCGCCTCCAACCCTGCCCTGGGGCTATGAAGAGACGGCCGCCGCAGAGACCCGCAACGCTGCAGGCTGGAAGCAGATTGCGCAAGCCTTTACGCCGTGGCGCGAATGCGACAACGCACAACGCGCCCTCTGGGACCTCGAACCATACAACGATGTGCTCGAAGACAGCTTCTCTCCTTTTGCACAGATTGCCAACCAGCCACAGGCCTTCGATCTGCCGCGCAAGAACCTGCCGGAGAGCTTTTATTACGCGGGTCCGTTGCTGCACGCCGCTGCCCGGCAGCCGTTGCAGTTCCCCTGGGGACAGCTCGATGGACGCCCATTGATCTATGCCTCCATGGGGACGCTGCAGAATGGTCTGGACTGGGCCTTCCGCGCCATCGTCGCAGCGTGCGTGGGGCTTGACGCACAGTTGGTACTCTCACTCGGTGGTGGTGTACTTACATCTACAGAGCTGGGCGAGCTTCCTGCAAACGCCATCGTCGTGCCGTATGCGCCGCAGCCGGAGATTCTCGAGCGGGCTGCCCTATGCATTACGCACGCTGGACTCAACACAGCCCTCGAGTCGTTGACCTATGGCGTACCGATGGTTGCCATCCCAGTGACGAACGATCAGCCCGGAGTAGCAGCACGCATCCGGTACACGCAGACCGGAGAGGTGATTGCTCTCGATCAGCTAACGGCGGAAGATCTACGCGAGCAGATCGTCAAGGTACTGGACGATCCCGCGTATCGCGAGCGCGCACTGCAGCTAAAGCGTGACTTCGCCTCCGAGCGCCCGCTCGTGCGGGCCTGCGAGATCATCGAAAGCGAAGTGCTCTCGAAGATTGCAGCGTCTGAAGCGGACATGGCGAGAATATAA